A single genomic interval of Mustelus asterias chromosome 25, sMusAst1.hap1.1, whole genome shotgun sequence harbors:
- the LOC144511831 gene encoding protein BTG2-like, which yields MSMEIAAAVGFVSRLLRNTGLVSPGQLQIFSHSLQDALAEHYRHHWFPDKPCKGSGYRCIRINHKMDPLIGKAANRIGLSSQQLYRLLPSELTLWVDPYEVSYRIGEDGSICVLYEASPVNNLGMLTCKNELIRNRSSPSKNYWMAVSS from the exons ATGAGCATGGAGATCGCGGCTGCTGTGGGTTTTGTCAGCAGACTCCTGCGGAACACGGGCTTAGTGAGCCCGGGGCAACTCCAAATCTTCAGCCACTCGCTCCAGGACGCGCTGGCAG AGCACTACAGGCATCATTGGTTCCCAGACAAACCGTGCAAAGGATCAGGTTACCGGTGCATCCGAATAAATCATAAAATGGATCCCTTGATTGGAAAAGCTGCGAACAGAATAGGGCTCAGCAGCCAGCAGTTGTATAGACTTCTACCAAGCGAGCTgactctgtgggttgacccatatgAAGTGTCTTACCGCATAGGTGAAGACGGTTCCATTTGTGTCCTGTATGAAGCATCGCCAGTAAACAACCTGGGAATGTTGACCTGTAAAAACGAGCTCATCAGGAACCGAAGCAGCCCTTCGAAAAACTACTGGATGGCAGTTTCAAGCTGA